In a genomic window of Vespula vulgaris chromosome 13, iyVesVulg1.1, whole genome shotgun sequence:
- the LOC127068540 gene encoding uncharacterized protein LOC127068540: MSSELQRLSHIAPLFSIVENNHLFSYFAAPLSIRYYNFQQGRNIRILDSIVNARHFTMLPIGLSYYERHFLFSNRLLQFFLGLNSRDQFFMLCAIIGYLLPLIVHQFYQLYTTDKQLQPTIKVLESLIPGLYIIYCYITVYFSLTTIKLLLAHIKFDYEFVRNEMELNIMEKYTNKSKLYVYVLVVLLYLYLISITFPSILSVFLYIFGTSGSIHLTLPFSIDNVLQAGSLYYSLLIYQIIAIFILITISIILYSLYWVLIQHACGQLCVIMCNIPFYNFSVQTQKLLLLLLIRSIKPTELSIGGMFVVSHEVFAGIVQKAYSFAAIYYNTIKTSTILP; the protein is encoded by the exons ATGTCTTCCGAATTACAAAGACTAAGTCATATAGCACCCCTCTTTTCAATCGTTGAGAACAATCACCTGTTTTCATATTTTGCAGCACCTTTGagtattcgatattataattttcaacagggaagaaatattcgaatattagATTCTATAG TTAACGCAAGACACTTCACGATGTTACCAATAGGTCTTAGTTACTATGaacgacattttcttttttcaaatcgattaCTCCAATTTTTTCTGGGATTAAATTCTCGTGATCAGTTCTTCATGCTTTGTGCGATAATTGGTTATTTATTACCACTGATAGTGCATCAG TTTTATCAACTCTACACGACAGATAAGCAACTGCAACCGACTATTAAAGTATTGGAGTCATTGATACCtggtttatatataatttattgttatatcacCGTTTACTTTAGTTTAACAACG ATCAAATTATTACTTGCTCATATCAAATTTGATTACGAGTTCGTGAGAAATGAAATGGAACTAAACATTATGGAAAAGTACACAAACAAGAGtaaattatatgtgtatgtccTCGTGG TTCTGCTCTACCTCTATCTTATATCAATAACGTTTCCAAGTATTTTGAGTGTTTTCTTGTACATTTTTGGAACATCAGGCAGTATTCATTTAACATTACCTTTTTCTATTGATAATGTTTTACAGGCAGGATCGCTATATTATAGTTTgcttatttatcaaataatagcaatttttattctaataacaATAAGCATTATACTGTATTCATTGTATTGGGTATTAATACAACACGCATGTGGTCAATTGTGTGTTATAAT GTGTAACATTCCATTCTACAATTTTTCTGTACAAACTCAAAAGCTGTTACTACTCTTATTAATAAGAAGCATAAAACCAACAGAACTTTCAATCGGTGGTATGTTTGTAGTGTCGCACGAAGTTTTTGCCGGA ATAGTACAGAAAGCATATTCTTTTGCTGCGATTTATTATAACACGATAAAAACTTCAACTATTTTGCcataa
- the LOC127068541 gene encoding uncharacterized protein LOC127068541 → MSRRKKSKLIFLSAFCVGLQSAFGYKSAGNNGTCLLIYQVIALFIVGIIGSACYSLYWVLIQHVCSQFSIIIWKIRRPFKNDRKHVENDRSDTTLQEEWDWMIDIIKCYTRITEYAIMQYIFVYHFKNNMIFQLSVVLQSASETIKCCIYMAGSISTIYISYYVGQLLIDHSNDAFMELCQIPFYTLSIKTQKLLLLLLIRSIKPSEISIGGIFVASHEVFATLIQKAFSFATVYYSML, encoded by the exons ATGTCAAGACGTAAAAAgtcaaaattaattt TTTTATCAGCTTTTTGCGTCGGACTTCAATCTGCATTCGGCTATAAGAGTGCTGGAAACAATGGTACCTG CTTGCTTATTTATCAAGTAATTGCACTATTTATAGTAGGAATAATAGGAAGTGCATGTTACTCATTGTATTGGGTATTAATACAACACGTATGTAGTCAGTTTAGCATTATAAT ATGGAAAATACGTCGaccatttaaaaatgatagaaaacaTGTAGAAAATGATCGAAGTGATACAACACTTCAGGAAGAATGGGATTGGATGATCGacataattaaatgttatacaAGAATCACAGA GTATGCGATAatgcaatatatttttgtatatcattttaaGAACAATATG atatttcaattatctGTGGTATTGCAAAGTGCAAGCGAAACAATCAAATGCTGCATTTACATGGCTGGATCAATTTCTACTATTTATATTAGTTATTATGTTGGACAATTGCTTATAGATCACAGCAATGACGCTTTCATGGAATT ATGTCAAATTCCATTCTATACATTATCCATAAAAACTCAGaaattgctattattattattaataaggaGCATAAAACCAAGTGAGATTTCAATCGGTGGTATATTTGTAGCATCGCACGAGGTTTTCGCGACA TTAATACAAAAAGCATTTTCCTTTGCTACGGTTTATTACAGCATGTTATAA